Part of the Cuculus canorus isolate bCucCan1 chromosome 25, bCucCan1.pri, whole genome shotgun sequence genome is shown below.
GGAGATCCCGGCATCCCTGCACAAACCTTTTCCCACCTTGTGCCTCATTTTCCCCATCAGAGACCCTCTCTGTAAGTGGATATTTGTGCTCTGGAGACAAACACTGCCTACACTGCCTCATGTGGCAAACCTCCCGCTCCCAAATCCCATATTTTGCATCAAAATCCTGTGTTTTTCACCAAACTCACACATTTTTCACTGAACCCTCATATTATTCACCAAAACCCCATATTTTTCACCCAAAACCCTATATTTTTCACCACCCCCCCTTGCAGCAGAACGTCCCCCGAGCAGCGCAGCGATGGTGGCCACCCCAGGCCCTCGTgacccccagcagcaccagtaCCTGTTGGACACCAGCGAGGAGGCAGACGGGGCCATGACCTTCCCCTCAGGAACCACGGGCGGCTGGATGGGCTCGGGGACGCGGGCGCTTCTCCTGCGGGCAGAGGCTCCAGCTTGGGAGGGGACCCCGACAGCAGCCGTGTCGGCTGAGCTCGGTGACACGCAAAGGGCAAGCCCCCAGCCCCGTCCCCCCGCGCAGCCTCACCCCAGGGTGCCCACAGCCTGCGCTGACGACTTGATCCCCTTCCGAGCCAGGGTGCCCGTGCGGGAGAGCTGGGTGCTGTGGTCCTGCGGGCACAGGGAGACGTAGAGATGCTGTGGGTGAGGGCATCTGCAAACACCTGACAAACTCATCGCATCCCAGAGGGCTGGGTGCCCCCCGGAGCAgcagcacccccagctccccgcTGGCCCCCACGATGGGAGCAGCCAAGCGGAAGGAGCCGTGGTGCGGAGGCGGCCGAGAGGCGCCCGCCAGCGTGGGAACCACAGCCGCAGCATCTCCGCTTCCCTCCCGGCCCCACGGAGGCTTTGCTGGGGGCCCGTGCCCATGAGGCTGCCAAAACCCCCAGCCCACAGGCGCCTTCCGCTTTCGGTGCTGGGAAAGGTGCCGTGGGGGTGAGCAGTGCTGACAGCCTTCACTGAGCGttgtgtgcctcagtttcccttatCTGTGTTGGAATGTtcccctctccaggctgagacCAACGAGCCCCAGTGTGATGAGTCCCGGCATCATCTGTGGAGCACGGACAGATCCTGCTTCTCCATCGCAGAGGAGTCTGAGCCTCCTGTGCgcccaccagcacagccctggggatATCAGGGACGGAGAAAGCCCATCCAAACCCCCCACCCCTGTGGGACACCCTTCTCCTGCtggcatagaatcatggaatggtttgggttggaagggacctcaaagcccatccagtcccaacccctgccgtaggcagggacacctcccactggatcaggggctccaaaccccatccaacctggcctggaacccctccagggatggggcaccaccactgctctgggcaccctgggccagggcctccccaccaccacagcaaaacgtttctccctaagatcacatctcaatctcccctctgtcCCATCACCAGGGCTGCGCTGACCTTTATGCCGTGGCCGATGTCATCCAGGACACTGAAGTTGAGGGGTTTCCTGTAGTAGGGCTCCAGGCAGGGAGGGTTGGGGGGCACCATGATCTTCTGGTAGGATGGGAACCTCTTGCTGACGGTCAACGAGCCAATCTCACGGCGAGACACCTTCTCCTTGTGCATATCAACCCTCTGTGGAGATGGCCTCATTCCTCTGTCCCATTCCAGGTTCTCACTACCTCCTGCCATCCCCTCCAAGTCCCACCGCCCTTCCCAGCCCCGTAAGGGAGGGGTCACAGGGAAAGATTCAGCCTGAACCCCCGGCCCAGCCaaaggcactgggatggaccctgctctgctccatcaCACAGGGCGAATGATGCCCTAGATGCCACCATGGTGGATCCAGACCTTTCTAAACTGGGAGACGGGGAAGCGAGGGGAAAATGTGAGCCTTGGCCACCCATAAGcagttttcctgctgcttccagcatGATTAAGGAGTCCCGTCTCCTCCCGTGGCTGGAAAGGCTCCAGGCAGCTTCCAACTGCCAGGAAGAGGGCGGGTGGCCATGGGACTCCACATCAGTGTCCCCCAGCTCTGGGAGGACAAGGCTGGGCCCCAGAAAGGGGAAAGCGTGACAGCCAAGCCAATGCTCTGAGCCCCATCTTTCCATTTTGTCCCCTCTGAGGTTTCCCAGGCAACCCCCATGGTGCCCTCCACTGGGATTTTCAAGCACCCAGACTGGAAGAACATCCCAGAGACTCATTTCCCAGCCCTGGGAGGACCCATTCCCCCATGACGCATTGGGTGacccccaccaccacccaagGAGATGGTCTTGCATTTCCACTGCAGGTGATGCTATGGGGGCTGTTGTGGGGAAGGAAACTCCTCAGCCCCTCTGAGCTGCCCAAACCCCCTTGTCCGGAGCCCACACCCCTCTTCTCAGCACCCAAACCTGTCGGGGACTGGTCCCACCTGGGCCACACAGCTGACATCGGCCTCCACCTTCCGCAGCTCGGCCGCCTGCAGGTCCAGCAGCCGCAGGAAGGCAGTGGCCAGGCTGCTGACCTGGTACGTCACGCTGGCCAGGGACTGCGTGCTCAGCGCCATCGTCTCCTCCAGCGCCTTCCGCTTGTCGCTCGCCTGGAGGGGGAAACCCAGCCGGTGGAAAGAGCCCACCCTGTGTGGCCACCATTGCCCTACATCTTCACGCTGGAGTCACACCAGAGatgcttccttctgctttccaaatgCATCAGACTTCCCCCAGCTCCACCGGTGGGACACACAGACACCCGTCAGGCAGCACcgctctgcttttccagcactggggaTTCATGACAATTCCTCCCCGGGATGCCAGGTGCCTGGCTCAGCCTCCTGCCATCCCTGGGGACAGCCGGCCATGCCACCAGCTGTGCTGGGGATGGCATCTCATTTCCCTGAACAGATCGGCCGTGTCCCCTCCAGCTCCGCTCCGGCGGGTCGGTCACTGCCAGCCCcctgggagcagcactggggtCTGGCTCGAGCCAGCAAGGCCACCAAGACAGACCTTGCGAAGCACACAGGGACCCCTCTGGCCAAGACACCCTCCCAGAATCAcccttttccctcctgtctCATCCCCAAAGCTTCTGCGCCCCTACTTCTCTCAAGGGgggcaggcagagaggaggagggacgctgacagcagcagagcttcACGCTCGCCCTGCGTGTGCAGGCACCCAGCTCCACTCTGCCCTGCCATGAGGCACCTCAAAAACCCTGGGGAcactgcaggcagggctggtggccCTGGTCCCCTCCGGAGCTTCTCTGGAGGTACCAAACCCCATGAGGACTCACCCTTCATCCCAAACCCTACCCTGAGAGCTgagcagaaaagctgctctggagcaagaggggaaactgaggcatgagagaagaaaaacccaaacagcagcACGcagtgccaggttggatgtTATCTGGGCTGCTCGGGCTCCCATCTCCCAGGGTAGAGCCTTCGCTGCCCCCCACTAACCACCCCTCCAGGACCACCAGCTCACGGGGCTCCGGGCTGTCCCCAGCATCGCACCCACTTCGCCCCATGCTGTCCCCAGCCTCCCCGTGCCCCTCACCTCCAAGTAGTTGCTCTCGCAGTAGTCGGCGACCCTGTGGAGGTTGCAGTGGTGGTCGCGCAGGACCTGCCGGCCGGCCGGGATGTCGCgttgctgcagctgctccagctccgACATGGTGCTGGGCTCGGCTCTCACTTCCTCCCCGGCCTCCTTGGCACCGCGTTTTGAAGCTGGCGGTGATGCTGACGCAGGGCCTGTGGGCGCCTcagtgtccctgtccccatgaGGGACGCCCAGCCCGGCCACCTTCACCCCGCAGCCCGCAGGAGAGCTGGGGTGGCAAGGATAGGTGggcggccagcagggaggcagcCCGCGTGGCCCCAGCCCCTCGTCCCTCGCACGGGGGCTGCTCTTGGCCACGGCTCGTGGTCACTCCACCAGGGCAGGGGACGAAAGCAGCCAACGCAGTGAAGGATGTGACTCACGGAGGGGGTGAGTGACCACGAAAGCTGCCCAGCGACCCTGACCCCCATCGCTGCCACCCACACCCACCTTCCGTGAGCCACTTCCTGGCAGGCGTGGGGAAAAGCTAGGCTGAGGGGCATCCAGGGAAGGCGATTCCCTTCCCTTCATCTTTATCAGCCAGGCAAGAGATGCAGCCAAGGGCTTTGAGTGCCAGGACCTCCTCCCTGGAAAGTCCTGTGCCCCACACACAATCGCCCAGGTCACAAGGACCACGTTCGGTGCAGGGCACACAGGGATGGATGGGATAAGTGATCCCTTGGAGCGATCCATCCTCCCCTCACCCAGGACAGTGAGTCTTTCTCCATGTTTTGCTAAACATGTTTCACATCCCCACGGGTGAGACTGTGCCAAGGGCAGGAAATTCCCACTTCCCCATGCTTGGAAAtccctctctgccttctcctcctcctccaggcgcTGCCTCGAGGTGCTTTGTCCTCAACCCTGGTGACTCTGCACCGGCCGGACAGGAGCAAAGCCCCTGTTAGGGTTTGGTCCTTCCTGAGCCTGCGGCCCCACCAGCACAAGGACAAGGGAAATGATGGATTTCCTCCAGCACTGGCCCAGCTCCCACACCCTGATGGACCAGGAGCTGCCCgagctgctcccagcccatGATGAGGCTGCACCAGCCCCAGAGGTCCCCTCACcccacatctccatcccctcctgaGCTCCATGGAAGCTCGGATTCTCACAGGGGACGGCCCCTCTGTCCCAGCCAGGCGGGACACCCACAACAGGAATGCATGGCTTCCCAGTTGCCCCACTTCCCCAGCCCATAAAGCGCTTCTCCACCccacctttcctcctcctcatcctccccctccctgcagccccaccacTGATTACCTCGGGCTTTGAGGCTAATGCCCAACACCTGACCAGCTTATTCCTTGAGTATATTATCAGCTTAAAGACCAAAGACATCTGCTTCCCGCTCCCTCCCAGAGAGCCAAAGGAGTCTTCAAGCCTGGATCAGGACAGTGAGTGCCCAGtcagcagcatctcctcttGGATGGATCTCTGAGCATCTCCACCGCTGAGAGGGGCAGCCCCTCATTCCCTGAGGTACGTGGCTTCACTTCCTCCAGGTACAAATGGtattgtggggtccacagctCAGGAGCCGTCCTCTCCATGGTTGGCAGCACAGCAGTGTGGTGGCTTTTGGCTCCGTGTGCTCTGCCAGGAGCATCTCCCGGGGTCGGCTGTGCGCCGAGGGCATCGACAGGGAGAGGAGCGCTGGGCACAGGCACCACCGGAGCCGCTCAGAAAACCAGTGGGGTCCAGGACACACAGGCTCGACGCTTTCCAAAGCGGGGCCAGGGCACATTTCAGCTTAATCACATttacttgttttatttaaaagtttgtgGCAAAGCTTTCAAACCCAAGTTTAAAGATGGGAACAGTGCAGCTCCATGGGAATCTCAAATAACCCCTGGCTGGgcttttgtgaaaagaaagctgggTTTCTCTAACCCACACGGCCCCAAAATCCGTCCGTGGCAGCAAGCAATACCTCTGCCTGCAACCAGCAGAGCTCACAGCAACAAGGGGGCCTCTATCCATGTTAGAACTTACTTGGGGTGGGCATAAACAGCGGGGAACCgggaaaaataattagtttcTTATGAAACCTGCAGAGATGCTCCTGCCCAGGACACATTAGAAAGTTTACAGACCTGAGCATCCAGGTTCTCCTGCAGGACTGCTGCTCAGACAGccccaaagcagcagcttttctcctGGCTCAAGTGTCTTGGGGAAACCAGTCTCCGTGGCAGCAAAGACCTCTTTAAAAAACAGGCTGGATCACCCTCCACTGCCCTCGAAGTGCATCTGTCGCTCGATGCGCCTGCTGAgaacaagcaaatgaaaatctgGTTACAGCAGATGTTACGAGAAGGGGTTTGAAAGGTGCCTCCCACCATGGGGTTTATTTTAGCATCATGGGGATAGCTGAGTTCTCATTTGCCTTAGGAGGAGCCCATCTCTGTACTAATACTGTGCTGGTTCCCTGGGGTTACAGGGCAAAATGGCTCAGGACATGAcagagaaggagctgctgaagaTGGAGCTGGATCAGCTGAAGAAGGAGGTGAAGAACGAGAGGCAAATGGTGAGTTTTTCACCCCAAATGCAAAGGGGCCATGTCCCAGGGGAGCTCCCTGACCTGATCGtgctgcaaaggagaaaaaaaaaacaccaaccccCCTGAAATTAAACCTCAACTACAAGCAGAAGCAAGAGCATTCACACCTCGCCCCTCAAGGCAAACTTGGGCTTAGCCTCACATCCCAGAGCCTGAGAACTGCCAACTGCAGGCAGCCAGGTGCCCACAGTGCCCCAGGAATGCTCACGGGGATGCTGCATGTGGGATGCCCACGGTAACAATTCCACTCTCCCGGCCGCACAAGCAGGTTCGTAGGTAGCCAATGAGCTCTACCGCAAGGGTCCGTTCCCGTAACACACGCAGAGCATTTCCTTCCTTGGCAGATCTCCAAGACCGGCAAGGAGCTCAAGGAGTACATCGAGTCCATGGCGGGTGAGGACCCACTGCTGAAGGGAGTCCCCGAGGACAAGAACCCCTTCAAGGAGAAGGGCGGTTGTACGATAAGTTGACaccctgctgctggcactgccGGGCACAGGGATATTCCCGCATGCAAGCCAAGACTGTCAGAAACCTGCTTGCCCTGTAGTCAGCGTTGGGGAGTCCAGAACCAAAGCATAGTGCACCCAAACAATGGCAAAAGActaaaaaaggggaaaaaaacaacccagaagAAAATCCCCCCCCTGCCACCGGAGATGAGGCTCAGCAGCCGATGCAGCGAATGCTTTGCTGCTCTCACGGCTGATTTACATTTGGTTTCCTGCAAGTGAAACCTCTGCATTTTTAGCAGCCAGCGGCAAACCGGGCTTTACTGAAACGGTGGGGCTGTGTCTGGTCGCGGGGCTGTGCCTGGCCTCAGCCCTCTCCAAGCAGCCCAGCCCCAATACCGAGCTCCTGCGGTGCAGAAGAGCCTTACAGCAGGACTTTACTCAAGCCACCTCCTCTcggtgcctcagtttccccatcgGGTACAGGAATACAATGTCCATCCCACTGCTTTGCGGCTTCCAGGGTTCTGAAACATTATTCTCTTTATTCCTACGCATCCCCTACCACTCCTACAGCCCAT
Proteins encoded:
- the GNGT2 gene encoding guanine nucleotide-binding protein G(I)/G(S)/G(O) subunit gamma-T2, with the translated sequence MAQDMTEKELLKMELDQLKKEVKNERQMISKTGKELKEYIESMAGEDPLLKGVPEDKNPFKEKGGCTIS
- the ABI3 gene encoding ABI gene family member 3 is translated as MSELEQLQQRDIPAGRQVLRDHHCNLHRVADYCESNYLEASDKRKALEETMALSTQSLASVTYQVSSLATAFLRLLDLQAAELRKVEADVSCVAQRVDMHKEKVSRREIGSLTVSKRFPSYQKIMVPPNPPCLEPYYRKPLNFSVLDDIGHGIKDHSTQLSRTGTLARKGIKSSAQAVGTLGRSARVPEPIQPPVVPEGKVMAPSASSLVSNSLSGTPTAPGEGVPAPPPLPVLLAPSPPPAAPVPPPPPLPGVLDPPPLGDLAMSGIPDPPPLGDLAASLLDLVPPALDDLEPPPPALPDYEDVSLPPPPSAEDPPWAPESYLEKVVTLYPYTRQKDNELSFAPGALLFVTRRYSDGWCEGIMGDEAGFFPSNYVEPF